The Parambassis ranga chromosome 19, fParRan2.1, whole genome shotgun sequence genome contains a region encoding:
- the LOC114452094 gene encoding G-protein coupled receptor 22-like has protein sequence MHILPYPEKEATMSNVTVTDNTEPISRTMSPATPNPYSYPVSFQVSLTGFLMLEILLGLSSNLTVLALYCMKSNLISSVSNIVTMNLHVLDVLVCVCCIPLTIVVVLLSLEGDTALVCCFHEACVSFASVATAANVLAITLDRYDISVKPANRVLTMGRALALLATIWVLSFVSFLVPFIEVGFFAQGHAELNQTVVENVVHTNQYYTELGLYYHLLAQIPIFFFTAVVMLITYSKILQALNIRIGTRFHASQKKARRKKRPSMTAMTTQQEATDGSQSSGSRNPTLGMRTSVSVIIALRRAVKRHRERRERQKRVFRMSLLIVSTFLLCWTPITVLNTVILSVGPSDLMVKLRLGFLVMAYGTTIFHPLLYAFTRQKFQKVLKSKMKKRVVSIIEAEPNPNNAVIHNSWIDPKRNKKVTFEDKDAQLKCLSSEDVE, from the coding sequence ATGCATATCCTTCCCTACCCAGAAAAAGAAGCCACCATGAGCAACGTCACGGTCACCGACAACACTGAACCCATCAGCCGCACCATGAGTCCGGCAACCCCCAACCCATACTCCTATCCTGTTAGCTTTCAGGTCTCACTGACGGGCTTCTTGATGCTAGAAATCCTGCTGGGCCTGAGCTCTAACCTCACTGTGCTTGCCCTGTATTGTATGAAGTCCAACCTCATTAGCTCTGTCAGTAACATAGTCACTATGAACCTCCATGTGTTAGATGTGttagtttgtgtgtgctgcatcccCCTCACCATTGTGGTGGTACTGCTCTCCCTGGAAGGAGACACTGCCCTCGTCTGCTGCTTCCATGAAGCCTGCGTCTCTTTCGCTAGTGTCGCCACTGCTGCTAATGTGCTTGCCATCACCCTCGATCGCTACGACATCTCTGTCAAACCAGCCAACCGAGTGCTGACCATGGGCCGAGCCCTGGCCCTGCTGGCTACCATTTGGGTGCTATCGTTTGTTAGCTTCCTCGTACCGTTTATTGAGGTTGGCTTCTTTGCCCAAGGCCATGCTGAGCTGAACCAGACAGTGGTGGAGAATGTGGTCCACACTAACCAGTACTACACTGAGCTTGGCCTTTATTACCACCTGCTTGCTCAGATTCCCATCTTCTTCTTTACTGCTGTTGTTATGCTCATCACCTACTCAAAAATCTTGCAGGCACTCAACATTCGTATCGGCACACGTTTCCACGCTTCACAGAAGAAGGCTCGCAGGAAAAAACGTCCATCCATGACGGCCATGACAACACAGCAAGAGGCCACCGACGGGTCCCAGAGCAGTGGCAGCCGAAACCCAACACTGGGTATGCGCACTTCTGTCTCTGTCATCATCGCCTTGCGTAGGGCAGTTAAGCGCCACAGAGAGAGGCGAGAGCGCCAAAAGAGGGTTTTCAGGATGTCCCTCTTGATTGTGTCTACCTTCCTGCTGTGCTGGACTCCCATCACAGTACTCAACACTGTCATCCTGAGTGTGGGTCCCAGTGACCTAATGGTCAAGTTGAGACTGGGCTTCCTCGTCATGGCGTATGGGACCACTATCTTTCACCCTCTACTCTATGCCTTCACTAGGCAGAAGTTCCAGAAGGTGTTGAAAAGCAAGATGAAGAAGCGAGTGGTGTCAATCATTGAGGCAGAGCCTAACCCCAATAATGCTGTAATTCACAACTCCTGGATTGATCCAAAGAGGAACAAAAAGGTGACATTTGAGGACAAAGACGCCCAATTGAAATGTTTGTCTTCTGAGGACGTGGAGTGA
- the LOC114451830 gene encoding B-cell receptor-associated protein 29-like, translated as MTLQWTAVAFFLYAEIGVNVILCVPFLSAQRWRSVFNWRIWSWLSPYWNKCFFTMIMVLIVLFLDAVREVHKYSGPEPMQDAKVNPNVYDHVHMKLFRAQRNLYISGFSLFLWLIMRRVVTLLNQVAVTLENNAGVQAQMDSALKAAQQHQEDNLTLKQALLEGDKSMSATKQQMKLEVEKLAGQLKAAEDAVRRSHAEVEAMRRQAKGLAQEYDRLLREHHQLQAPDAAHSFIL; from the exons ATGACTCTACAGTGGACAGCTGTGGCCTTCTTTCTGTATGCAGAGATAGGAGTCAACGTCATCTTGTGTGTACCCTTCCTATCAGCACAAAG ATGGCGTTCAGTTTTCAACTGGAGAATATGGAGCTGGTTATCTCCATATTGGAATAAATGTTTCTTTACTATGATCATGGTTCTTATCGTTCTTTTTCTTG ACGCTGTCCGTGAGGTGCACAAGTACTCGGGTCCTGAGCCCATGCAAGATGCTAAAGTGAACCCAAACGTCTACGACCACGTCCACATGAAGCTGTTCAGAGCCCAGAGGAACCTCTACATATCcggcttctctctctttctctggct TATCATGCGCCGGGTTGTTACCTTGCTGAACCAGGTGGCTGTCACTCTAGAGAACAATGCAGGTGTCCAGGCACAGATGGACAGTGCTCTCAAAGCAGCCCAGCAACACCAAGAGGACAACCTGACACTCAAACAA GCTCTTCTAGAAGGAGACAAATCCATGTCAGCAACAAAACAGCAAATGAAGTTGGAGGTTGAAAAGCTGGCAGGTCAACTGAAGGCTGCTGAGGACG CTGTGCGAAGGTCTCATGCTGAAGTGGAGGCCATGAGGAGGCAGGCCAAAGGTCTGGCACAGGAGTATGACAGACTACTGAGGGAACACCATCAACTCCAG GCGCCTGACGCTGCACACAGCTTTATCTTGTAA